One genomic window of Luteitalea pratensis includes the following:
- a CDS encoding glycosyl transferase, which translates to MSDFYQVGVFTTIHNLGTPEALERLEAELVVHARTRPTALLLPALYSEFEGPAMPRIIAELARVPYLTRIVVSLDHADRTQFDQARRAFDGIGTPVTVVWHDGPRLQQLYSEVQATGLPIGDQGKGRSCWMTYGAILGESDVEVVALHDSDIVTYDRSMLARLCYPVTNPNLGYMFAKGFYPRVGRNRMHGRVTRLLMTPLIRSLSKILGPQPLLSYMDSFRYVLAGEFAMDVDLVRTVRIPGDWGLEVGLLGEVYRNTSLRRICQVGVADRYDHKHQAVSLNDPTTGLMKMTVDICKSLFRQLAAEGVVMSSGTFRTLQAAYVRTAEDTLLRFHHDAMLNGLDFDRHAEETAVEAFARAIQIASKQFLDDPLGAPLIPNWNRVIAAMPRIFDDLRDAVRADNE; encoded by the coding sequence GTGAGCGACTTCTACCAGGTCGGCGTCTTCACCACGATTCACAACCTTGGCACACCGGAGGCTTTGGAGCGCCTCGAGGCCGAGCTGGTCGTGCACGCGCGGACGAGGCCGACGGCCCTCCTCCTGCCCGCGCTCTATTCGGAGTTCGAGGGGCCGGCGATGCCCCGCATCATTGCCGAGTTGGCGCGCGTGCCGTACCTGACGCGAATCGTGGTCTCGCTCGACCATGCCGACCGGACGCAGTTCGATCAGGCACGCAGGGCATTCGACGGAATCGGGACGCCCGTCACCGTGGTCTGGCACGATGGTCCGCGCCTTCAGCAACTGTACAGTGAGGTTCAGGCGACCGGTCTGCCGATCGGGGATCAAGGCAAGGGCCGTTCGTGCTGGATGACCTACGGCGCCATCCTCGGCGAGAGCGACGTCGAGGTCGTCGCCCTGCACGACAGCGACATCGTCACCTACGACCGCTCGATGCTGGCGCGCCTCTGCTACCCGGTCACCAACCCGAACCTCGGGTACATGTTCGCCAAGGGCTTCTACCCGCGCGTCGGACGCAATCGGATGCACGGCCGCGTGACGCGACTGCTGATGACGCCGCTCATTCGCAGCCTGTCGAAGATTCTCGGGCCACAGCCCCTGCTGTCGTACATGGACAGCTTCCGCTACGTGCTGGCCGGCGAGTTCGCGATGGATGTGGATCTGGTGCGCACCGTCCGTATCCCCGGCGACTGGGGACTCGAGGTCGGCTTGCTCGGAGAGGTCTACCGCAACACGTCACTGCGTCGTATCTGCCAGGTCGGCGTGGCCGACCGATACGACCACAAGCACCAGGCCGTGTCCCTGAACGACCCGACGACGGGCCTGATGAAGATGACCGTCGACATCTGCAAGTCCCTGTTTCGGCAACTTGCCGCCGAGGGCGTCGTGATGTCGAGCGGCACGTTCCGGACATTGCAGGCCGCATACGTGCGCACGGCCGAGGACACACTGCTGCGCTTCCACCACGATGCCATGCTGAACGGCCTCGACTTCGACCGCCACGCCGAGGAGACTGCCGTGGAGGCCTTCGCGCGCGCCATCCAGATCGCCAGCAAGCAGTTCCTGGACGACCCGCTCGGTGCACCGCTGATCCCGAACTGGAACCGCGTGATCGCGGCGATGCCGAGGATCTTCGACGATCTGCGCGACGCGGTGCGGGCCGACAACGAGTAG
- a CDS encoding SCO family protein has translation MVAFSLLAIGCAGAAPEASYEASAQAREYPIAGVVRGVDKGARQLTVAHEAIPGLMDGMTMSFAVKETWAIQVAQPGDRLSALLVVDGARSWIQGISLSKPATGADATGSAASATDAGIGPAAGTPLPPTPLRDQAGRVVTARSFAGRDIIVTFIYTRCPLPDFCPLMMRRLDDVAARLRKSGRRDDVQMVAISIDPAHDTPRVLEAYGRAHITGEAADPFQRWSLLTGTPEQVGEWATFFALTYEPDGKEIAHGLRTAVVDREGRVVGVLRGNQWTTDELMRLLPPR, from the coding sequence GTGGTCGCTTTCTCGCTGCTGGCGATTGGTTGCGCGGGAGCGGCGCCGGAAGCCAGCTACGAAGCCAGCGCGCAGGCCAGGGAGTACCCGATCGCTGGTGTCGTACGGGGCGTCGACAAGGGCGCGCGCCAACTCACCGTGGCGCACGAGGCCATTCCCGGATTGATGGATGGCATGACGATGAGTTTCGCGGTGAAGGAGACGTGGGCCATCCAGGTCGCACAGCCAGGCGATCGACTGTCCGCCCTGCTTGTCGTCGACGGCGCGCGTTCGTGGATTCAGGGCATCTCGCTGAGTAAGCCAGCCACGGGCGCCGACGCCACCGGCAGTGCCGCAAGTGCCACCGACGCCGGCATCGGTCCGGCCGCCGGCACGCCGTTGCCGCCGACGCCACTCCGGGATCAGGCCGGACGCGTGGTCACCGCCCGCAGCTTCGCTGGACGCGACATCATCGTCACGTTCATCTACACCAGGTGTCCGCTGCCAGATTTCTGTCCCTTGATGATGCGTCGCCTCGATGACGTGGCGGCGCGCCTGCGCAAGTCGGGACGACGCGACGACGTGCAGATGGTGGCGATCTCGATCGACCCGGCACACGACACGCCCAGGGTGCTCGAGGCGTACGGCCGCGCACACATCACCGGCGAGGCGGCGGATCCGTTCCAACGCTGGTCGCTCCTCACCGGCACACCGGAGCAGGTCGGCGAATGGGCCACCTTCTTTGCGCTGACCTACGAACCGGATGGCAAGGAGATTGCGCACGGCCTGCGTACGGCCGTCGTCGATCGCGAGGGGCGAGTCGTCGGCGTGCTGCGTGGCAACCAGTGGACGACCGACGAACTCATGCGGCTGCTGCCACCGCGGTAG
- a CDS encoding YfbK domain-containing protein, whose product MHRSLVAAALIAVCAMVGYAAVPLGVSPRITQPAATGNQAPRDRPGQAAATQRPAQQAAVATIEGQVLDATGAPMTGAVVDAWHEASGWRALALTDKEGRFRLQAVPAGSVTMTVRRGPIEFAQVIQVGTGMGRLTLRDARPDASDMVQARSMAGAMAARQASPAPATSAPMYATGKVYTQEMRSRGVGVIPPPTSMDAYARVDPSGFRRVGDAPLSTFSVDVDTASYTNARRFLVEAGLPPADAVRVEEWINYFPYAYASPEGHDAFRVNTQLTACPWNAEHQLLRIGVRGREVPTTNAPARNLVFLVDVSGSMLSRDKLPLVRTSLKMLADQLTARDRIALVVYAGRTETVLPSTPGNQRERIHGAIEQLEAGGSTNGAGGIQLAYQAAREGFIAGGVNRVVLATDGDFNVGVTSIGELARLIEKERESGVFLSVLGVGRGNLKDTTLEMLADRGNGNYAYVDSLQEARRALVEQVGATLVTIAKDVKLQVEFNPRHVAAYRLIGYENRALRTEDFADDARDAGEIGAGHTVTALYEIVPPGRDAHLPGTTTLRYQQTPAPRGDGGDELATVSVRHKQPDGGASALQAHRVAAKVVQADTDAAFAAAVAEAALVLRKDPLATRASLASATTRAAAALGADKGGWRAEFVRLMQLAASLQALEASPTSEQ is encoded by the coding sequence ATGCATCGTTCTCTCGTGGCTGCGGCCCTCATCGCGGTGTGCGCGATGGTGGGCTACGCGGCCGTGCCGCTCGGCGTGTCTCCGCGCATAACCCAGCCGGCTGCGACCGGCAACCAGGCCCCACGTGATCGCCCGGGACAGGCCGCCGCTACGCAGCGACCGGCGCAACAGGCTGCTGTCGCTACGATCGAAGGCCAGGTACTGGACGCCACGGGGGCGCCGATGACAGGTGCCGTCGTCGACGCCTGGCACGAGGCCAGCGGCTGGCGCGCGCTGGCGCTGACTGACAAGGAGGGACGTTTCCGCCTGCAGGCCGTGCCTGCTGGCAGCGTCACGATGACCGTGCGGCGTGGCCCGATCGAGTTCGCGCAGGTAATCCAGGTCGGCACAGGTATGGGTCGGCTTACGCTTCGCGACGCCCGACCCGACGCCAGTGACATGGTCCAGGCTCGGTCCATGGCCGGGGCCATGGCGGCCCGGCAGGCGAGTCCGGCGCCCGCAACGAGCGCTCCCATGTACGCCACCGGGAAGGTGTACACCCAGGAGATGCGTTCAAGGGGCGTGGGTGTGATACCGCCGCCGACGTCGATGGACGCCTACGCGCGCGTCGATCCTTCCGGCTTCCGCCGGGTGGGCGATGCGCCACTGTCTACCTTCAGCGTCGACGTCGACACGGCGTCCTACACCAACGCGCGCCGGTTCCTGGTGGAGGCTGGACTGCCGCCGGCCGACGCAGTCCGGGTCGAGGAGTGGATCAACTACTTCCCCTACGCCTATGCCTCGCCGGAGGGGCACGACGCGTTCCGTGTGAACACCCAGCTCACCGCCTGTCCGTGGAACGCGGAGCACCAGCTCCTGCGGATTGGTGTGCGTGGACGCGAGGTGCCCACGACCAACGCGCCGGCGCGCAACCTCGTCTTCCTGGTGGACGTGTCGGGGTCGATGCTGTCACGCGACAAGCTGCCGCTGGTGCGCACCTCGCTGAAGATGCTCGCCGATCAGCTCACGGCGCGCGATCGAATCGCCCTGGTCGTGTATGCCGGGCGTACCGAAACGGTGCTCCCCTCGACGCCTGGCAATCAGCGCGAGCGGATCCACGGCGCGATTGAGCAACTCGAGGCGGGCGGATCGACCAATGGAGCGGGCGGGATTCAACTGGCGTATCAGGCTGCCCGCGAGGGTTTCATCGCGGGTGGCGTCAACCGCGTGGTGCTGGCCACCGACGGCGACTTCAACGTCGGCGTGACCAGCATCGGCGAGTTGGCGCGCCTCATCGAGAAGGAACGTGAGAGCGGCGTGTTCCTCTCCGTCCTGGGCGTCGGCCGCGGCAACCTGAAGGACACCACGCTGGAGATGCTGGCCGATCGCGGCAACGGCAACTACGCCTATGTCGACTCGCTGCAGGAGGCACGGCGCGCGCTCGTCGAACAGGTCGGCGCCACCCTCGTGACGATTGCCAAGGACGTGAAGTTGCAAGTCGAGTTCAACCCCCGCCATGTGGCCGCCTATCGGCTCATCGGCTACGAGAACCGCGCCCTGCGGACCGAGGACTTCGCCGACGATGCGCGGGATGCCGGCGAGATTGGCGCGGGGCACACGGTGACCGCGCTCTACGAAATCGTGCCGCCCGGGCGCGATGCGCACCTGCCAGGCACGACGACCTTGCGATACCAGCAGACGCCGGCGCCCAGGGGCGATGGTGGCGACGAGTTGGCGACGGTCAGCGTGCGCCACAAGCAGCCGGATGGCGGTGCGAGTGCGTTGCAGGCGCATCGCGTCGCGGCGAAGGTCGTCCAGGCCGACACCGACGCTGCATTTGCCGCAGCCGTCGCCGAGGCGGCGCTGGTGCTTCGCAAGGATCCGCTCGCCACGCGCGCCTCGCTGGCGTCGGCGACCACGAGGGCCGCGGCGGCCCTGGGTGCAGACAAGGGCGGCTGGCGTGCGGAGTTCGTGCGGCTGATGCAGCTGGCCGCGAGCCTGCAGGCGCTGGAAGCGTCGCCGACGTCGGAACAGTAG
- a CDS encoding S41 family peptidase codes for MTQRLYSLTLVVRRALGAVAILATIVATASPAAAIDTTDTRMLSQPALSARQIAFIYAGDLYVCDLDGHNVGRLTSDEGIERSPAFSPDGTQLAFSAEYDGNVDVYVVPVAGGVPRRLTWHPGADVVQGFTPDGTQVLFTSPRAVFTGRYTQLFTVPVKGGVEVALPIPNASRGSYNADGTRIAYNPLNPAHLQWKRYRGGSAATIILYDPKTHATEKIAQPATRANDVDPQWLGGMLYFRSDRDGEFNLHRFDPASKQVTRLTSHDDFPVLGLSVAAGRIAYEQAGYLHLFDIASKQARRFTIGIGADLVELRPRYVKGPEWIRAMSVSPSGARIAMEYRGEILTVPAEKGDPRNITATTAVHERAPKWSPDGRSLAYFSDSGGEYALHIRAQDGKGEPSVVRLAGSGFYDAPVWSPDSRHIALRDNGRTLYVLTVATGTISKVVTEPVYRPGAFSDTTCSWSPDSKWLAYTTTSRAQIQSARVWSVDTQASFPVTDGLSDVSEPVFDRNGKYLYLFGSTDAGPVRDWFSQANADMRSTSAIYLVVLKKGEVSPLARESDEEKAEGGGKGEKNEKGEKDEKGEKETGGDAATSTPAATVIDTDGLGARVVALPVPPGDYSGLQSGETGKLFYLRSADGKSSLQQFDLKTRKVETWVPAADAFIVTADAKKLLYRNGTAFHVVVTSKKADGTEGKVNVDALQVRVDPQAEWPQIFDEAWRINRDYFYAANYHGRDWPAMKKKYAQFLPHLAHRTDLARVIQWMASELAVGHSYGGGGDVRRKPGIVPGGLLGADYEVVSDRYRIRKVYGGLNWTPTLRAPLTEPGVDVQAGEYLLAVDGVDLRASTTNLHAPFENTAGKLVELTVGANADGAGSRTVKVVPIESEAALRNRDWVEGNLRKVTEATRGRVAYVYVPNTAGLGHEYFKRYFYPQTGRDAVIVDERFNGGGQVADYYIDLLRRPLVSYWATRHGDPIRTPAAAILGPKVMITDETAGSGGDLLPWMFRKFQLGPIVGKRTWGGLVGILGYPVLMDGGNVTAPNLAIFTDEGWVVENEGVAPDIEVEQTPADVIAGKDPQLERAIAAALDALAKNPVKTPVRPKDPVR; via the coding sequence ATGACCCAGCGTCTGTACTCTTTGACACTCGTGGTCCGTCGTGCGCTCGGCGCCGTCGCGATCCTCGCCACCATCGTCGCGACCGCATCGCCGGCCGCCGCGATCGATACGACCGATACACGGATGCTGTCGCAGCCGGCCCTCAGTGCCCGACAGATCGCGTTCATCTACGCCGGCGATCTGTACGTCTGCGACCTCGATGGGCATAACGTCGGTCGCCTCACCAGCGACGAAGGCATCGAGCGATCGCCGGCCTTCTCGCCCGACGGCACGCAACTGGCGTTCAGTGCCGAATACGACGGCAACGTCGACGTGTACGTGGTGCCCGTTGCCGGTGGCGTACCGCGGCGCCTCACCTGGCATCCGGGCGCCGACGTGGTCCAGGGCTTCACGCCGGATGGGACGCAGGTCCTGTTCACGTCGCCCCGGGCGGTGTTCACGGGGCGCTACACGCAGTTGTTCACGGTGCCGGTGAAGGGCGGGGTCGAGGTCGCCCTGCCGATTCCGAACGCGTCGCGTGGCAGCTACAACGCCGACGGCACGCGCATCGCCTACAACCCGCTCAATCCGGCGCACCTGCAGTGGAAGCGCTATCGCGGCGGTTCGGCAGCCACGATCATCCTGTACGACCCGAAGACGCACGCCACCGAGAAGATCGCCCAGCCGGCAACGCGCGCCAACGACGTCGACCCGCAGTGGCTCGGCGGCATGCTGTACTTCCGCTCCGATCGTGACGGCGAGTTCAACCTCCATCGCTTCGATCCGGCCTCGAAGCAGGTGACGCGTCTGACCTCGCACGACGACTTCCCGGTGCTTGGCCTCTCGGTCGCCGCCGGCAGGATCGCCTACGAGCAGGCCGGCTACCTGCACCTGTTCGACATCGCGTCGAAGCAGGCACGCCGGTTCACCATCGGCATCGGCGCCGACCTCGTCGAGCTGCGGCCACGCTACGTGAAGGGACCGGAATGGATTCGCGCGATGTCGGTCTCGCCCTCGGGCGCCCGCATCGCCATGGAGTACCGCGGTGAGATCCTGACCGTGCCGGCCGAGAAGGGTGATCCCCGCAACATCACCGCCACGACGGCCGTGCACGAACGCGCACCGAAGTGGTCGCCTGACGGCAGGAGCCTCGCCTACTTCTCCGATTCGGGAGGCGAGTACGCCCTGCACATCCGCGCCCAGGACGGCAAGGGCGAACCGTCTGTCGTGCGCCTGGCCGGCAGCGGCTTCTACGACGCGCCGGTGTGGTCCCCCGACAGCCGCCACATCGCGTTGCGCGACAACGGCCGCACGCTCTACGTGCTCACTGTTGCGACCGGCACGATCAGCAAGGTCGTGACCGAGCCCGTCTATCGTCCCGGTGCGTTCTCGGACACGACCTGCAGCTGGTCGCCCGACAGCAAGTGGCTCGCCTACACGACGACCAGTCGCGCGCAGATCCAGTCGGCACGCGTCTGGTCGGTCGACACGCAGGCGTCGTTCCCGGTGACCGATGGCCTCAGTGACGTAAGTGAGCCGGTGTTCGATCGCAACGGCAAATACCTCTACCTGTTCGGCTCCACTGACGCCGGTCCCGTGCGCGACTGGTTCTCCCAGGCCAACGCCGACATGCGCTCGACGAGCGCCATCTACCTGGTGGTGCTCAAGAAGGGCGAGGTCTCGCCGCTGGCCAGGGAAAGCGACGAAGAGAAGGCCGAGGGCGGAGGAAAGGGCGAAAAGAACGAAAAGGGCGAAAAGGACGAAAAGGGCGAAAAGGAGACCGGCGGCGACGCGGCGACGTCGACTCCGGCCGCGACGGTGATCGACACCGACGGGCTCGGCGCCCGGGTCGTGGCGCTGCCCGTGCCGCCCGGCGACTATTCCGGCCTGCAGAGCGGTGAGACCGGCAAGCTGTTCTATCTGCGATCGGCCGACGGCAAGTCCTCGCTGCAGCAATTCGATCTCAAGACCCGCAAGGTCGAGACGTGGGTGCCCGCTGCCGACGCCTTCATCGTCACCGCCGACGCGAAGAAGTTGCTGTACCGGAATGGCACGGCCTTCCACGTGGTCGTGACGTCGAAGAAGGCCGATGGCACCGAGGGCAAGGTGAACGTCGACGCGTTGCAGGTGCGCGTCGATCCGCAGGCCGAATGGCCGCAGATCTTCGACGAGGCCTGGCGCATCAATCGCGACTATTTCTATGCCGCCAATTACCACGGCCGCGACTGGCCGGCGATGAAGAAGAAGTACGCGCAGTTCCTGCCCCACCTGGCGCACCGCACCGACCTCGCACGCGTCATCCAGTGGATGGCGAGCGAACTCGCGGTCGGTCACTCGTACGGCGGCGGCGGCGACGTGCGCCGCAAGCCCGGGATCGTGCCCGGTGGCCTGCTCGGGGCCGACTATGAAGTGGTGAGCGATCGCTATCGCATTCGCAAGGTGTACGGCGGCCTGAACTGGACGCCAACCCTGCGCGCACCGCTCACCGAACCCGGCGTCGACGTGCAGGCCGGCGAGTACCTGCTGGCGGTCGACGGGGTCGATCTCCGCGCTTCCACGACCAACCTGCATGCGCCGTTCGAGAACACCGCCGGCAAGCTCGTGGAGCTGACCGTCGGCGCCAACGCCGACGGGGCCGGATCACGCACCGTCAAGGTGGTGCCCATCGAGAGCGAGGCGGCACTCCGCAATCGCGACTGGGTGGAGGGCAACCTGCGCAAGGTGACCGAGGCCACCAGGGGACGCGTCGCGTACGTGTACGTGCCCAACACCGCCGGGCTCGGCCACGAGTATTTCAAGCGCTACTTCTACCCGCAGACCGGCCGCGACGCGGTCATCGTCGACGAGCGCTTCAACGGCGGCGGCCAGGTTGCCGACTACTACATCGATCTCCTGCGCCGTCCGCTCGTCAGCTACTGGGCGACACGGCATGGCGATCCGATCCGGACGCCGGCCGCGGCGATTCTCGGTCCGAAGGTGATGATCACCGACGAGACCGCCGGCTCGGGTGGGGACCTGCTGCCCTGGATGTTCCGCAAGTTCCAGCTCGGACCCATTGTCGGCAAGCGCACGTGGGGCGGCCTCGTGGGGATCCTCGGCTACCCGGTGCTGATGGATGGCGGTAACGTGACCGCTCCCAACCTCGCGATCTTCACCGACGAGGGCTGGGTCGTGGAGAACGAGGGCGTGGCGCCGGACATCGAGGTGGAGCAGACACCCGCCGACGTCATCGCCGGCAAGGATCCGCAACTCGAACGCGCGATCGCGGCAGCGCTCGACGCCCTGGCGAAGAATCCCGTCAAGACACCCGTGCGTCCGAAGGATCCGGTCAGGTAA
- a CDS encoding PP2C family serine/threonine-protein phosphatase → MKVECYAGTRPRDGGGANEDAFWIWRPTSTVAALCDGAGNAQHCAAHVLRLFARQVEGGTLQIERFPAWSQWIRTTDAAMAGGVQSTFVGVAVVEQRLLGAYAGDSRAYLVNEHGCRMLTEQPSRRLGSGEAEPLPIHEPLEPHDTLLLMSDGAWTPLPLTIVHRTVMSARLGDFTDLPGTLLDLSARHGRADDMTVVALRVR, encoded by the coding sequence GTGAAGGTCGAGTGCTACGCGGGGACACGCCCCCGGGACGGCGGTGGCGCCAACGAAGACGCCTTTTGGATCTGGCGTCCCACGTCGACGGTCGCCGCACTGTGCGACGGCGCCGGCAATGCGCAGCACTGCGCCGCGCACGTGCTGCGGCTGTTCGCGCGCCAGGTCGAGGGCGGCACCCTGCAGATTGAGCGCTTCCCCGCCTGGAGCCAGTGGATCCGCACCACCGACGCGGCGATGGCCGGAGGGGTGCAGTCGACGTTTGTCGGCGTCGCCGTGGTCGAACAGCGGTTGCTTGGCGCCTACGCCGGTGACTCGCGTGCCTACCTCGTGAACGAGCACGGATGTCGGATGCTGACCGAGCAGCCGTCCCGGCGTCTCGGGAGCGGGGAGGCCGAGCCGTTGCCGATCCACGAACCACTCGAGCCTCACGACACGCTGCTGCTCATGAGCGACGGGGCGTGGACGCCCCTGCCGCTCACCATCGTCCACCGCACGGTCATGTCTGCCAGACTCGGCGACTTCACCGACCTGCCGGGGACGCTGCTCGATCTCTCCGCCAGGCACGGTCGCGCGGACGACATGACCGTTGTCGCCCTGCGCGTCCGTTGA
- a CDS encoding sugar phosphate isomerase/epimerase family protein — MLTRRQFLRTTSVATAAVATADLSFAFRAPEMGRFAISLAEWSLHRALFKKEITNIDFPRLAKEHGATGLEYVNQFFKDKAKDTAYLADLKSRAEGLGLKNVLIMIDGEGMLGAPDDAARTTAVENHKPWIDAAKFLGCHAIRVNAASQGEYAEQQKLAADGLRRVGEYGASQGISVIVENHGGLSSNGEWLAGVMKMVGMPGVGTLPDFGNFRISKDVEYDRYKGVSELLPYARGVSAKTHDFDAQGNETHTDYKKMLDLVIASRYRGFIGIEYEGTTLGEPDGVKATKALLERHLQGYL; from the coding sequence ATGCTTACTCGCCGCCAATTCCTGCGGACCACCTCGGTGGCGACCGCTGCCGTTGCCACCGCCGACCTGTCGTTTGCCTTCCGCGCGCCGGAAATGGGCCGATTCGCCATCTCGCTCGCCGAGTGGTCGCTGCACCGGGCCCTGTTCAAGAAGGAGATCACGAACATCGATTTCCCGCGCCTCGCGAAGGAGCACGGGGCAACAGGCCTCGAGTACGTGAACCAGTTCTTCAAGGACAAGGCGAAGGACACCGCCTACCTGGCCGACCTCAAGTCGCGCGCCGAGGGCCTGGGACTGAAGAACGTCCTGATCATGATCGACGGCGAGGGCATGCTCGGCGCTCCCGATGATGCGGCAAGGACCACCGCCGTGGAGAACCACAAGCCGTGGATCGATGCCGCGAAGTTCCTCGGCTGTCATGCGATTCGTGTCAACGCCGCCAGCCAGGGTGAATACGCGGAACAGCAGAAGCTGGCGGCAGACGGCTTGCGCCGGGTCGGTGAGTACGGCGCCTCGCAGGGCATCAGCGTCATCGTCGAGAACCACGGCGGCCTGTCGAGCAACGGCGAATGGCTGGCGGGCGTGATGAAGATGGTTGGCATGCCCGGCGTCGGCACGCTGCCCGACTTCGGTAACTTCCGCATCAGCAAGGACGTCGAGTACGACCGCTACAAGGGCGTCTCGGAACTGCTGCCGTATGCCAGGGGCGTGAGTGCCAAGACCCACGACTTCGACGCCCAGGGCAACGAGACGCATACCGACTACAAGAAGATGCTCGACCTCGTCATCGCCTCGAGGTATCGCGGCTTCATCGGCATCGAGTACGAAGGGACCACCCTCGGCGAGCCCGACGGGGTCAAGGCGACCAAGGCGCTCCTCGAGCGTCACCTGCAGGGCTATCTGTGA